Proteins from a genomic interval of Nautilia sp. PV-1:
- a CDS encoding leucyl aminopeptidase: protein MEFIKGKGEVKAEIVINGAKKFEEYGFEGKDGEVLVLPEKKRIYVGIESLNPENIKTATAVIIKSLKKYKFESVEITPPNTKNEDILVAFFEGFMLGDYEFDKYKSKKAKHPIKKIAINSKRDFDEIIKEAKVRAEAVNFVRDIINSVPDELTPAKLASIAEDIAKTNKLECNIYDENYLFENGYHAFYSVAKASSNPPRLIHLAYKPKNAKRKIVLVGKGLCYDSGGLSLKPSDFMVTMKSDKSGAVTVLGIIKAISELGLNVEVHAILGAAENMIGGNAYKPDDVLKAKNGKTIEVRNTDAEGRLVLADCLCFAQENIKDFDEIYDFATLTGACVVGVGEYTCGVMGFEKEKIENIINTGEKTGEHFAYLPFNKYLPKLLKSEIADICNIASSRYGGALTAGLFLSKFIENENKEKWTHLDIAGPAFVEKAWGFNPHGASGFGVDTFVTLLKSL from the coding sequence ATGGAATTTATAAAAGGAAAAGGCGAGGTTAAAGCCGAGATTGTAATAAACGGAGCTAAAAAATTTGAAGAATATGGATTTGAAGGAAAAGACGGGGAAGTTTTGGTTTTACCTGAGAAAAAAAGAATTTATGTAGGTATAGAATCACTAAATCCTGAAAACATTAAAACTGCAACCGCTGTAATTATAAAATCACTTAAAAAATACAAATTTGAAAGCGTGGAAATCACACCTCCGAATACTAAAAACGAAGATATTTTAGTTGCGTTTTTTGAAGGGTTTATGCTTGGGGATTATGAGTTTGACAAATACAAAAGCAAAAAAGCAAAACACCCGATTAAAAAAATAGCAATCAATTCAAAAAGAGATTTTGACGAAATAATTAAAGAAGCAAAAGTAAGGGCTGAAGCTGTTAATTTCGTAAGGGATATAATTAATTCGGTACCTGATGAACTTACACCTGCAAAACTTGCGAGTATCGCTGAAGATATAGCTAAAACAAATAAACTTGAATGCAATATTTACGATGAAAACTACCTGTTTGAAAACGGATATCATGCATTCTACAGCGTTGCAAAAGCAAGCAGCAATCCTCCGAGACTCATTCATCTGGCCTACAAACCTAAAAACGCCAAAAGAAAAATCGTTTTAGTCGGAAAAGGTTTATGCTACGACAGCGGTGGACTAAGCCTTAAACCGAGTGACTTTATGGTAACAATGAAAAGTGACAAATCAGGTGCTGTAACGGTACTCGGAATAATTAAAGCCATCAGCGAGCTTGGTCTAAACGTAGAAGTTCACGCAATACTCGGTGCGGCTGAAAATATGATAGGCGGAAACGCATACAAACCTGACGATGTGCTAAAAGCCAAAAACGGAAAAACTATAGAAGTCAGAAACACAGATGCGGAAGGAAGACTTGTCTTGGCAGACTGTCTTTGCTTCGCTCAGGAAAACATCAAAGATTTTGATGAAATATATGACTTTGCAACGCTTACGGGTGCTTGCGTTGTGGGTGTAGGAGAATATACGTGCGGAGTTATGGGATTTGAAAAAGAAAAAATAGAAAACATCATAAATACCGGAGAAAAAACGGGTGAGCATTTCGCATACCTGCCGTTTAACAAATACCTCCCAAAACTTCTTAAAAGTGAAATCGCGGATATCTGCAACATTGCTTCAAGCAGATACGGAGGAGCACTTACAGCAGGACTTTTCCTAAGCAAATTTATAGAAAATGAAAACAAAGAAAAATGGACTCACCTTGATATCGCAGGACCTGCGTTTGTG